The following are from one region of the Nicotiana tabacum cultivar K326 chromosome 3, ASM71507v2, whole genome shotgun sequence genome:
- the LOC142175555 gene encoding serine/threonine-protein phosphatase 7 long form homolog translates to MDVPPLHPGPFSDELLVLQADHRSAYVWEGELLNQTLRARRVDDLCDFMRGRDFHPRVVQRLRDTSFYRIFQIGQLQLDWSLITALIERWRPDTHTFHLSIGEATITL, encoded by the coding sequence atggacgtgCCGCCTTTGCATCCTGGACCTTTCTCTGATGAGCTATTAGTGTTACAGGCCGATCATAGGTCCGCCTACGTATGGGAGGGAGAGCTATTGAACCAGACTCTCCGCGCCAGGAGAGTGGACGACTTGTGTGACTTTATGAGGGGCAGAGATTTCCATCCCCGTGTAGTCCAGCGCCTACGGGATACGAGCTTCTATAGGATTTTTCAAATTGGGCAGCTGCAGCTCGACTGGTCTCTGATCACAGccttgatagagcggtggcgaccagaTACGCACACTTTTCACCTgtccattggcgaggccaccataACGCTGTAG